Proteins encoded within one genomic window of Citricoccus muralis:
- a CDS encoding ASCH domain-containing protein has product MTATLTLDDFWRQCRTELPELPEELPEAWAFGATPEHADGLLELVLAGVKTATSSPLWDYEHTGEPVPAVGELSIILDGRGAPRALLETTEIAVVPFAEVSEEHAHAEGEHDRTLAAWRAIHERFWREHSENPRGYAPDMPVVCERFRVRYPLSATDLAGP; this is encoded by the coding sequence ATGACCGCGACCCTCACCCTTGACGACTTCTGGCGCCAGTGCCGTACAGAGTTGCCGGAATTGCCGGAGGAGCTACCCGAAGCATGGGCGTTCGGGGCGACCCCGGAGCACGCCGACGGGCTGTTGGAGCTGGTGCTCGCCGGGGTGAAGACGGCGACGTCGTCACCGCTGTGGGACTACGAGCACACCGGCGAACCGGTGCCAGCGGTGGGGGAGCTCAGTATCATTCTCGATGGGCGCGGGGCACCCCGGGCGCTGCTGGAGACCACCGAGATCGCCGTCGTCCCCTTCGCGGAGGTGAGTGAGGAGCACGCTCATGCGGAAGGCGAGCATGATCGCACTCTGGCCGCCTGGCGTGCCATCCACGAGCGGTTCTGGCGCGAGCATTCCGAGAACCCGCGCGGCTATGCCCCGGACATGCCGGTGGTGTGCGAGCGCTTCCGGGTGCGCTACCCGCTGTCGGCTACAGACTTAGCAGGACCGTGA
- a CDS encoding helix-turn-helix domain-containing protein: protein MDNKADVREFLTSRRAKVTPQQVGLPGGSNRRVPGLRRSEVATLAGVSVEYYTKLERGALGGASPEVLDALARALLLDDAERSHLFDLAQASSPTARPRRRSRSTEQPPHESLQWMLDAVTAGPAFVRNGRMDLVAANPLARAFYRDVYAMSPDRPNIARFTFLDERAHSFFPDWDFYAQVTVANLRTEAGRDPHDGRLQDLVGELSTLSDDFRRLWGQHDVRHHGTGRKVFCHPVVGELTLAYEGMNLESAPGLTLTVYAAEPGSASAERLQLLASWAASQDLPGQESTSAVI, encoded by the coding sequence ATGGACAACAAGGCCGATGTGCGCGAGTTCCTCACCTCGCGCCGGGCGAAGGTGACGCCGCAGCAGGTGGGGCTGCCCGGCGGCTCGAACCGGCGCGTGCCCGGTCTGCGCCGCAGCGAGGTCGCGACGCTGGCCGGCGTGAGCGTGGAGTACTACACCAAGCTGGAGCGCGGCGCGCTCGGCGGCGCCTCTCCGGAGGTGCTCGACGCCCTGGCCCGGGCTCTGCTGCTCGACGACGCCGAACGATCGCATCTCTTCGACCTGGCGCAGGCGTCCAGCCCAACGGCGCGTCCGCGGCGCCGCAGTCGCTCGACTGAACAGCCGCCCCACGAGAGCCTCCAGTGGATGCTCGATGCGGTGACCGCCGGTCCGGCATTCGTCCGCAATGGCCGAATGGACCTGGTGGCTGCGAATCCGCTGGCCCGTGCCTTCTACCGTGACGTGTACGCCATGTCACCGGACCGCCCGAATATCGCCCGGTTCACCTTTCTCGACGAACGCGCTCACAGCTTCTTCCCGGACTGGGACTTCTACGCCCAGGTGACGGTGGCGAATCTGCGCACCGAAGCGGGGCGCGACCCTCATGATGGACGGCTGCAGGATCTCGTGGGGGAGTTGAGCACGCTCAGTGATGACTTCCGTCGGCTCTGGGGCCAGCACGATGTGCGCCACCATGGCACCGGGCGCAAGGTGTTCTGCCACCCCGTGGTCGGTGAGCTGACACTGGCTTACGAAGGGATGAACCTGGAATCCGCGCCGGGGCTCACTCTGACGGTGTACGCCGCCGAACCAGGCTCCGCCTCCGCCGAGCGGCTCCAGTTGCTGGCGTCGTGGGCCGCGAGCCAGGATCTGCCCGGGCAGGAGTCCACGTCCGCGGTGATCTGA